GGCGTGCGTGATGCCACCGAAGAAGAGCTAGAGCACGGCCACGCACACGGAGACGGCGGTCACCAGCACTAAGCGATAAACGACTTCAATAAAAAGGCGCTGCGAATCACGCGATTCCAGCGCCTTTTTTGTATCCGTTCAACGGCTTTTCCATCCATCACAGCTTTAAGTCTTAAGGCTTTTCCATTAAATACTCTTCATAATCCAGTCCCGGTCTGTCCACCACGACCGGAATCGCCAACAACCCGACCCCTGCCTTTTGAACCGAGTCTTTATGACCCGACACCAAAGGATGCCAGTCTGGTAAAGGATCGCCACGCAATAACACTCGATAACCGCAGGTGTCCGGCAACCAATCGAACTCCGCCACCCGTTCCACCGTCAAGTTCACACAGGTCGGTACATTCACCGAACGATTGGCATAATCGGAACACGCCGCCGTTTGGGTATCCGAGTACGGACAGACCACGCGAGTGTAGACAATTTCGTCAGTCTCATCGTCCTGTAATTTGGTCAAACAGCACAAACCACAGCCATCGCAAACCGCCTCCCACTCGTCCGGCGTCATTTCCGCCAAAGTTTTGATTTCCCAAAAAGGTTTTTCAGGGGTTTTATCGGTCATCTTGCTTCTCTTTCATCTTAAAAAATCGCCAAGGCGCTTGCCATTCAATCAGGCAAGCGTCGGCGGCGTCACTTAAAAAGCGCTCGCCCTGCTCCGGTTTCAGAACAAACTCATAGTCTTCACCCTCGTACTCAAAGCGCAGCGCATAGGCATGTAAATAACCTCGGTCCTCATGTTGCGCTTTTTCCACCGCATCATAGCGACGGTCACCCGCAATCGGTGCGCCAAGGCTTTTCAAGGCCACCCGTAGCTGATGGGTTTTGCCGGTATGCGGCTTCAATAAAAACCAACGTTCATTGGGCCGACAACTTTGGGAAATAAATTGCGTCACGGCCGGGTTGGTTTGTGTGGTGGCCAATTTCCAACTGCCCCGCCGCGCCGGAAGCATATCGCCTTTCACCCAGCCTTGCTTTTTCTTCGGCTTGTGCGTGGAAATCGCCAGATAATATTTCTCCACGTCGCGCTGTTCAAACAGCATTTGAAAACGCTGAGCCGCCAACAAGTTAAGGGCAAAAACCACCAGGCCTGACGTCATCTTATCCAAACGGTGCACTGGATACAGTTCGGGCAATTCATACTGCTGTTGTAGCAAAACGGCCAGGCCTGGCTGTTTTTCGCCCGCCTCATCCGCTTCGCTGTGAAAGTCCAAACCGGACGGCTTATTCACCACCCAGAAGTCCTGCCCCTGAAATACCGCTGAAATCCGTTGTGCCATTTGCAATCGTCATGGTCTAAAAAAGCGAAAGTTTACCGAATTCAAGGCCTTAAATGTCATTTAATTCAACACATCATTTCAAAAAACAACAATTAAATGACACTGAAAACTTAATAAAAAAATTTTAATTTCAACAACTTAACTAACTTTTAATTCTGGCACGCTTCTTGTAATAGTTCTGTTTGAATAAAACCAACAGGCGTTAAAACGTCAACAAATTGACAATCAAACACTGGGGAACATCATTATGGCGAGTAAAATGAATACATCACAAAAAGTCAGCACCTGTTTGGATTACATTGATCGACGCTTGGAAACCACGTCCGAACAGACCATCCAGATTGCAGAAATGATTATTAACGACATCAAAGAATTGACCGCCGCTTATCCAGAAGCCTTGAAGAACAATCGTTTAAGAGAGCACGCCGAGCGCGTCCGCACCACGCAGATGAAATGGGTTAATCAATTGCACGACATTATTTTGGAACAAACCAATCGAGATTTGAACGGTCAAGTGATTCAGGCGTTACAAAACTTCATCAACACCATGAATAAAAAACAGTTGAAGCACCTGGATTTCGACATGCCCAGCGCCGTCAAGCGTGAACAGCCTGAACACGAACATGAATATCTAACACAAGAACAGATCGAAGCCTTAATGGCCTCCGACATCAAACAACTGCCGGTGTCGTCCACGCACCATTAAGCTCAATCGGTTCCATGTCGTTCGCTGAACGGCAGATATAAAAAAAGACCAGGCCTGGTCTTTTTTTATATTTCCAATTTGCTGTTTTGAAATTGGATTATTTTTTGCGCTTGCTCTGCTTGGCCGCATCGCGTGCTTCACGTTCCGCTTCCTGCTCCAGGAAAATACGGTTCAACTCTTCTTCCTGTGCCGTGGCATCCGCACCTTCTTTTACCGGCTTCATCAAATCTTCCTTTGATACGCCCAATGCCAAGGCAATGGAGCTGGCAACGAAGGTGGATGAATAGGTCCCGACCACGACGCCAACAATCAAGGCCAATGCGAAGTTGTGAATGATTTCCCCACCTAAAACAAACAAGGCAATCAGCACCAGCAAGGTGGTCAAGGAGGTCATCAGGGTTCGCGCCAGCATCTGGTTCACGGCCAAATTCGTGACCTCCTCCGGCGTGCCGTCTCGCACGGTTCGGAAGTTTTCCCGCACCCGGTCGAAGACCACGATGGTATCGTTCAGGGAATAACCGATGACCGCCAGTAACGCCGCCAGCACCGTTAAATCGAACTGGGCCTGCGTCCAGGCAAACACGCCCAGCGTGATGACCACATCATGCACCAAGGCCGCCACGGAACCGATGGAGAAGCGGAACTCGAAACGTAACGCTACGTAAATCAAAATCCCGATCAAGGCATAAATCACCGACAAAGCACCGTCTTCAGTCAATTCATCCCCAACCTGCGGACCGACGAATTCGACACGACGCAACTCAAAGCCGTCGGAATGGTTATCCCGCAATCCGTCCATCGCCATATTGCTGATTTGCGCGGAATTCACGCCGTCGCGCGGCGCAATGCGAATCAAAACGTCTTCCGCCGAACCGAAGTTCTGAACCACCGCTTCGTCAAAGCCGCTGACCTGTAAGGCGTCACGAATGTTATCGACATCGGCCGGTTCTTGATACGACAATTCGATAATCGTCCCGCCGGTGAAGTCAATCCCCAGGTTCAGCCCTTTCACAAACAAACCGACGACAGACAAAATGACGAAAGCCAATGAAACCCCCATCGCCAAGCGGCGATGGCCCATAAAGTTATACTGTTTTTCTACTTGTGCGCTCATTGTGTTTCCTCTGACTAAACCGATAATTTTTCTACCGGCTTATTGCCGTATAGCGCGTTCACCAACGCTCTTGTACCCAAGATGGCGGTAAACATGGAGGTAATGATCCCGATGGACAGTGTAATCGCAAAGCCTTTAATCGGCCCGGTACCGAAACTGAACAGGACAACCGCCGCCAACAAGGTGGTGATATTGGCATCGGCAATGGTCACGAAGGCTTTTTCATAACCGGCGTGAATGGCCGACTGCACCGACGAATTACGCAACTCTTCGCGAATCCGCTCGAAAATCAACACATTGGCATCCACCGCCATCCCGACGGTCAAGACGATGCCCGCAATCCCCGGCAACGTCAAAGTCGCCTGCAACAACGATAGCACCGCGACAATCAGAACCAAATTCAAGGTCAGAGCCACATTGGCGATCATGCCGAACACTTTATAACGCCAGACCATCACCACCAATACCAGCAAGAAGCCGACAACCACGGACATCATGCCCTGATCGATATTGTCTTGCCCCAGGCTCGGTCCGACAGTACGTTCTTCAACGATTTCCATCGGTGCCGCCAAAGCCCCGGCACGCAACAGCAACGCCAAATCCTGCGCTTCTTGCGGACTGTCCAAACCGGTGATTTGGAAACGATTGGCGAACTGGCCGCGAATCACTGCGGCGTTGATGACATCTTTGGTCGTCACACGTTTTTTAATGGTTTCATCGCCTTTTTCGATGGTGTCGATACGGTTTTCAATGAACACCACCGCCATGCGGTTACCGATATTCTCTTTGGTGGTCGCCAGCATCTTACGTCCGCCGACCCCATCCAAGGTCACCGTCACTTCCGGCGAACCGGATTCCGGATCGATACCGGACTGCGCATTGATAACATTGTCACCGGTCACAATCACACTGCGTTTCAGCAAAATCGGGCGACCGTTTCGGAAATGGTACAAACGCGAACCGTTCGGCGCATAACCGGTTTTTTCAGCACGTGCCGCATCGCCTTTTTCTTCCACTAGACGGAACTCCAACGTAGCTGTCGCGCCTAGGATTTCCTTCGCTTTAGCCGTGTCTTGAACGCCCGGCAATTGCACAACGATACGGCGATCACCTTGCTGCTGAATGACCGGCTCAGCGACCCCCAGCTCGTTGATACGGTTACGCAAGGTGGTGATGTTTTGTTTCAAGGCATAGGTGCGCGCCTCTTCCAACGTTTTCGGGAGCAAACGGATTTCCAACGCATGCTCATCCGGTTTTTGAATCAAATTGAACTGAGCCGGATAAGCTTCCTGAAGCGCCTTGTCGGCCGCTTCCACACTGGCGGCATCGCGGAATTTTGCCATCAAATGGTCTTGCTGGTATTCCACGCCTAGGTAACGAATGCGTTCTTTTCGGAAGGTGGCTTTAATTTCATCCACATAACGGTTGTAGTTTTTCTCGATGGCCGCTTCCATGTCGACGTCCATCAAGAAATGCACCCCGCCACGCAAATCCAAACCGAGATACATCGGCTGCGCGCCCATGGCTCTCAAAAACTCCGGCGTAGCCGGTGCCAAATTCAAGGCCACGACAGCTTGACGGCCCAAAACGTCTTTCAGCACACTTTTGGCTTTCAGCTGGTCGTCCGCATTATGAAAACGAATCAGGAACTGACCGTTTTGATATTTTAAGGATTTCGGGTCCAGGTCGGCTTTTGCCAAAGTGGACTCAATGGTTTTTTCGGTGCTGGCATCAAACTGCACCGACTTGGCCGGCGATACCTGTACCGCCGGATCGTCGCCAAACAGGTTCGGAGCTGCATAAATCAGCCCGAGCACAATGACAACGAGTAATAACAGATATTTCCAGGCAGGATACTGGTTACTGATGACTTTTTGTCTTGATTCAAACATGGTCGTATTTTTCCAAAAAACGGCTAAGGTGCTAGCCTAGAGAACACGCACCGTGGATTTCGATACGTGCAAGTGCTTCCCTTAAAACAACAAAAGGGGCCAATCAGCCCCTTGTCGTTTTGGTGCCTGCTTATTCAGCAGTCCCTTTCAATGTTCCTTTCGGCAACTCACGTGCAACGTTTTGACGCTCAACTTTCACGGTCACGTTGTCGGCGATTTCCAAATCGACGAAGTTTTCATCCAATTCGCGGATTTTACCGGCCAAACCGCCGTAAGTGACGACTTCCGCGCCTTTCCCCAGAGCTTGAACCAACTTCTTATGCTCTTTGACTTTCTTTTGCTGTGGACGAATCAACAAGAAGTAAAACACCACAAACAATAGAACCAACGGAAGCAACGCTTCAAAACCACTTCCTTGTGCGGCCGCGCCGCCTTCTGCCATGGCATCCGAAATCAAAATCATATTTTTCTCCTTAAAATTAACTGCGTTATTGTTGCATAAAAAATTTGAAAATTCTATTAACAAAATCTGACATCATCGGATTGTCACAACGGCGGTACCGCCTCGTCTCGTTCAGCATAAAAATCCGCTACAAAAGCGTCCAATGAATTCGATGCGATGGCGTTCCGCAACCCTTTCATCAATAGCTGGTAATAATGCAGATTATGAATGGTGTTCAGGCGTGCCCCCTGGATTTCACCACACTTATCTAAATGATGCAGATAAGCTCGAGTGTAATTGCGACAGGTATAGCAGTCACACTTGACATCCAACGGTTCCAAACTGGTCTTGTGCACCGCGTTCCGAATCTTGACGACACCGGTGTGCGTAAACAGGAAGCCATTTCGAGCATTGCGGGTCGGAATCACACAGTCGAACATATCAATGCCGCGACGGACCGCTTCGACAATGTCCTCCGGCTTACCGACGCCCATCATATAACGCGGCTTGTCGGTCGGCATATGCGGTTCGGTGAAATCCAATGTCGCCATCATTTCTTCTTTCGGCTCGCCCACCGACAAGCCACCGATGGCGTAGCCGTCGAAACCGATTTCCATCAACGCCTGAATGGACTCTTCACGCAAATCTTCATACATACCGCCCTGCACAATACCAAACAAAGCCGAAGGGTTCCCTTCGTGGGCTTTTTTGGAACGCTCCGCCCAACGCAATGACAAACGCATCGACTCGGCCGCCACCTCGTGCGACGCCGGATACGGCGTGCATTCGTCGAAAATCATCACGATGTCGGAACCCAATTTGCGCTGGATTTCCATCGATTCTTCCGGCCCCATAAACAAACGCGATCCATTGACCGGGTTACGGAAATGCACCCCCTCTTCCACAATCTTGCGCATTTTGCCGAGACTGAACACCTGAAACCCGCCGGAGTCGGTCAGAATCGGACCCGGCCAGTTAATGAAATCGTGCAGATCGCCATGCTGCTCGATAATATCGGTCCCCGGACGAA
The nucleotide sequence above comes from Hydrogenovibrio thermophilus. Encoded proteins:
- a CDS encoding YcgN family cysteine cluster protein, translated to MTDKTPEKPFWEIKTLAEMTPDEWEAVCDGCGLCCLTKLQDDETDEIVYTRVVCPYSDTQTAACSDYANRSVNVPTCVNLTVERVAEFDWLPDTCGYRVLLRGDPLPDWHPLVSGHKDSVQKAGVGLLAIPVVVDRPGLDYEEYLMEKP
- a CDS encoding TIGR01621 family pseudouridine synthase, which encodes MAQRISAVFQGQDFWVVNKPSGLDFHSEADEAGEKQPGLAVLLQQQYELPELYPVHRLDKMTSGLVVFALNLLAAQRFQMLFEQRDVEKYYLAISTHKPKKKQGWVKGDMLPARRGSWKLATTQTNPAVTQFISQSCRPNERWFLLKPHTGKTHQLRVALKSLGAPIAGDRRYDAVEKAQHEDRGYLHAYALRFEYEGEDYEFVLKPEQGERFLSDAADACLIEWQAPWRFFKMKEKQDDR
- the secF gene encoding protein translocase subunit SecF; amino-acid sequence: MSAQVEKQYNFMGHRRLAMGVSLAFVILSVVGLFVKGLNLGIDFTGGTIIELSYQEPADVDNIRDALQVSGFDEAVVQNFGSAEDVLIRIAPRDGVNSAQISNMAMDGLRDNHSDGFELRRVEFVGPQVGDELTEDGALSVIYALIGILIYVALRFEFRFSIGSVAALVHDVVITLGVFAWTQAQFDLTVLAALLAVIGYSLNDTIVVFDRVRENFRTVRDGTPEEVTNLAVNQMLARTLMTSLTTLLVLIALFVLGGEIIHNFALALIVGVVVGTYSSTFVASSIALALGVSKEDLMKPVKEGADATAQEEELNRIFLEQEAEREARDAAKQSKRKK
- the secD gene encoding protein translocase subunit SecD, translated to MFESRQKVISNQYPAWKYLLLLVVIVLGLIYAAPNLFGDDPAVQVSPAKSVQFDASTEKTIESTLAKADLDPKSLKYQNGQFLIRFHNADDQLKAKSVLKDVLGRQAVVALNLAPATPEFLRAMGAQPMYLGLDLRGGVHFLMDVDMEAAIEKNYNRYVDEIKATFRKERIRYLGVEYQQDHLMAKFRDAASVEAADKALQEAYPAQFNLIQKPDEHALEIRLLPKTLEEARTYALKQNITTLRNRINELGVAEPVIQQQGDRRIVVQLPGVQDTAKAKEILGATATLEFRLVEEKGDAARAEKTGYAPNGSRLYHFRNGRPILLKRSVIVTGDNVINAQSGIDPESGSPEVTVTLDGVGGRKMLATTKENIGNRMAVVFIENRIDTIEKGDETIKKRVTTKDVINAAVIRGQFANRFQITGLDSPQEAQDLALLLRAGALAAPMEIVEERTVGPSLGQDNIDQGMMSVVVGFLLVLVVMVWRYKVFGMIANVALTLNLVLIVAVLSLLQATLTLPGIAGIVLTVGMAVDANVLIFERIREELRNSSVQSAIHAGYEKAFVTIADANITTLLAAVVLFSFGTGPIKGFAITLSIGIITSMFTAILGTRALVNALYGNKPVEKLSV
- the yajC gene encoding preprotein translocase subunit YajC, which produces MILISDAMAEGGAAAQGSGFEALLPLVLLFVVFYFLLIRPQQKKVKEHKKLVQALGKGAEVVTYGGLAGKIRELDENFVDLEIADNVTVKVERQNVARELPKGTLKGTAE
- the tgt gene encoding tRNA guanosine(34) transglycosylase Tgt gives rise to the protein MKFELDKQDGRARRGRLIFDRGVVETPAFMPVGTYGSVKGMMPEEVADTGAQIILGNTFHLAIRPGTDIIEQHGDLHDFINWPGPILTDSGGFQVFSLGKMRKIVEEGVHFRNPVNGSRLFMGPEESMEIQRKLGSDIVMIFDECTPYPASHEVAAESMRLSLRWAERSKKAHEGNPSALFGIVQGGMYEDLREESIQALMEIGFDGYAIGGLSVGEPKEEMMATLDFTEPHMPTDKPRYMMGVGKPEDIVEAVRRGIDMFDCVIPTRNARNGFLFTHTGVVKIRNAVHKTSLEPLDVKCDCYTCRNYTRAYLHHLDKCGEIQGARLNTIHNLHYYQLLMKGLRNAIASNSLDAFVADFYAERDEAVPPL